One genomic segment of Synchiropus splendidus isolate RoL2022-P1 chromosome 16, RoL_Sspl_1.0, whole genome shotgun sequence includes these proteins:
- the LOC128747684 gene encoding heterogeneous nuclear ribonucleoprotein Q isoform X1 encodes MATEHINGNGPEEPMDTSAAVTHSEHFQTLLEAGLPQKVAEKLDEIYVAGLVSHSDLDDRAIEALKEFNEEGALQVLLQFKDSDLSHVQNKSAFLCGVMKTYRQREKQGTKVSDTNKGPDEAKIKALLERTGYTLDVTTGQRKYGGPPPESAHSGAQPTIGTEIFVGKIPRDLFEDELVPLFEKAGPIWDLRLMMDPLSGLNRGYAFVTFCTKEAAQQAVKLCNNNEIRPGKHIGVCISVANNRLFVGSIPKSKTKDQIVEEFAKVTEGLTDVILYHQPDDKKKNRGFCFLEYEDHKMAAQARRRLMSGKVKVWGNIVTVEWADPIEDPDPEVMAKVKVLFVRNLASSVTEEILEKAFSQFGKLERVKKLKDYAFIHFEERDGAVKALTDLNGKALEGEDIEIVFAKPPDQKRKERKAQRQAAKTQMYDDYYYYVPPHMHPPTRGRGRGGRGGYSYPPDYYGYEDYYDYYGYDYHNYRGGYEDPYYGYDDFQGSGRGRGVRGAIRGGVGQTRGRGGITPRGRVGFTQRGGPGTSRAGKRGRGRS; translated from the exons ATGGCCACAGAACATATTAATGGAAATGGTCCAGAAGAACCAATGGACACCTCTGCTGCAGTTACCCATTCTGAGCACTTCCAGACTTTATTAGAAGCTGGTTTACCACAGAAAGTTGCTGAAAAACTAGATGAAATTTACGTAGCAG GTTTGGTGTCACACAGTGACTTAGATGACCGAGCAATTGAGGCTCTGAAAGAATTTAACGAAGAAGGTGCTCTACAAGTCCTTTTGCAATTCAAGGACAGTGACCTCTCACATGTGCAG AACAAAAGTGCCTTTCTTTGTGGCGTGATGAAAACCTACAGACAAAGAGAGAAGCAAGGGACCAAAGTGTCAGACACCAACAAAGGACCAGATGaggccaaaataaaa GCTTTGCTGGAGAGGACAGGATATACACTTGATGTAACAACTGGGCAAAGGAAGTATGGCGGTCCGCCACCAGAGTCAGCCCACTCAGGGGCACAACCCACTATTGGTACAGAA ATATTTGTGGGGAAAATCCCCAGAGACCTGTTTGAGGATGAGCTGGTTCCTCTGTTTGAGAAAGCCGGTCCAATCTGGGATTTGCGTCTGATGATGGATCCCCTCAGTGGCCTAAACAGAGGCTACGCCTTTGTCACTTTCTGCACTAAAGAAGCTGCACAGCAGGCTGTCAAGCTG tGCAATAACAATGAAATTCGACCTGGCAAACACATTGGTGTGTGCATCTCTGTGGCCAATAACAGGCTCTTTGTTGGGTCAATTccaaagagcaaaacaaaagatcAAATTGTTGAAGAATTTGCAAAAGTCACAG AGGGACTTACTGACGTCATTTTGTACCACCAGCCAGacgacaaaaagaaaaatcgtggcttttgttttttggaatATGAAGACCACAAAATGGCAGCCCAAGCTCGCCGCAGGCTCATGAGCGGCAAAGTGAAAGTATGGGGAAACATTGTCACTGTGGAGTGGGCTGATCCAATTGAAGACCCAGATCCAGAGGTCATGGCCAAG GTCAAGGTTCTGTTTGTCAGGAACTTGGCGAGCTCGGTGACTGAGGAGATCCTTGAAAAGGCCTTCAGTCAGTTTGGCAAGTTGGAAAGAGTGAAAAAATTGAAAGACTACGCATTTATCCACTTTGAGGAACGAGATGGTGCCGTGAAG GCATTGACTGATCTGAATGGCAAAGCCCTTGAAGGTGAAGACATTGAAATTGTCTTTGCAAAGCCACCTGACCAGAAGAGGAAGGAGCGCAAAGCACAGAGACAAGCTGCTAAAACACAAAT GTATGACGATTACTATTATTACGTGCCTCCTCACATGCATCCACCAACGAGGGGCAGAGGACGGGGCGGACGTGGCGGTTACTCCTACCCGCCGGACTACTACGGCTATGAAGATTATTACGATTACTATGGCTATGATTACCACAACTACAGGGGTGGCTACGAAGACCCATACTACGGCTACGACGACTTCCAGGGATCTGGGAGAGGACGAGGAGTGCGGGGAGCAATACGCGGTGGCGTCGGCCAGACCCGAGGCCGCGGCGGCATCACACCAAGGGGCAGAGTAGGCTTCACCCAACGAGGAGGTCCTGGAACAAGCAGAG CAGGAAAGCGGGGCCGGGGGCGGTCCTGA
- the LOC128747684 gene encoding heterogeneous nuclear ribonucleoprotein Q isoform X2, protein MATEHINGNGPEEPMDTSAAVTHSEHFQTLLEAGLPQKVAEKLDEIYVAGLVSHSDLDDRAIEALKEFNEEGALQVLLQFKDSDLSHVQNKSAFLCGVMKTYRQREKQGTKVSDTNKGPDEAKIKALLERTGYTLDVTTGQRKYGGPPPESAHSGAQPTIGTEIFVGKIPRDLFEDELVPLFEKAGPIWDLRLMMDPLSGLNRGYAFVTFCTKEAAQQAVKLCNNNEIRPGKHIGVCISVANNRLFVGSIPKSKTKDQIVEEFAKVTEGLTDVILYHQPDDKKKNRGFCFLEYEDHKMAAQARRRLMSGKVKVWGNIVTVEWADPIEDPDPEVMAKVKVLFVRNLASSVTEEILEKAFSQFGKLERVKKLKDYAFIHFEERDGAVKALTDLNGKALEGEDIEIVFAKPPDQKRKERKAQRQAAKTQMYDDYYYYVPPHMHPPTRGRGRGGRGGYSYPPDYYGYEDYYDYYGYDYHNYRGGYEDPYYGYDDFQGSGRGRGVRGAIRGGVGQTRGRGGITPRGRVGFTQRGGPGTSRGKRGRGRS, encoded by the exons ATGGCCACAGAACATATTAATGGAAATGGTCCAGAAGAACCAATGGACACCTCTGCTGCAGTTACCCATTCTGAGCACTTCCAGACTTTATTAGAAGCTGGTTTACCACAGAAAGTTGCTGAAAAACTAGATGAAATTTACGTAGCAG GTTTGGTGTCACACAGTGACTTAGATGACCGAGCAATTGAGGCTCTGAAAGAATTTAACGAAGAAGGTGCTCTACAAGTCCTTTTGCAATTCAAGGACAGTGACCTCTCACATGTGCAG AACAAAAGTGCCTTTCTTTGTGGCGTGATGAAAACCTACAGACAAAGAGAGAAGCAAGGGACCAAAGTGTCAGACACCAACAAAGGACCAGATGaggccaaaataaaa GCTTTGCTGGAGAGGACAGGATATACACTTGATGTAACAACTGGGCAAAGGAAGTATGGCGGTCCGCCACCAGAGTCAGCCCACTCAGGGGCACAACCCACTATTGGTACAGAA ATATTTGTGGGGAAAATCCCCAGAGACCTGTTTGAGGATGAGCTGGTTCCTCTGTTTGAGAAAGCCGGTCCAATCTGGGATTTGCGTCTGATGATGGATCCCCTCAGTGGCCTAAACAGAGGCTACGCCTTTGTCACTTTCTGCACTAAAGAAGCTGCACAGCAGGCTGTCAAGCTG tGCAATAACAATGAAATTCGACCTGGCAAACACATTGGTGTGTGCATCTCTGTGGCCAATAACAGGCTCTTTGTTGGGTCAATTccaaagagcaaaacaaaagatcAAATTGTTGAAGAATTTGCAAAAGTCACAG AGGGACTTACTGACGTCATTTTGTACCACCAGCCAGacgacaaaaagaaaaatcgtggcttttgttttttggaatATGAAGACCACAAAATGGCAGCCCAAGCTCGCCGCAGGCTCATGAGCGGCAAAGTGAAAGTATGGGGAAACATTGTCACTGTGGAGTGGGCTGATCCAATTGAAGACCCAGATCCAGAGGTCATGGCCAAG GTCAAGGTTCTGTTTGTCAGGAACTTGGCGAGCTCGGTGACTGAGGAGATCCTTGAAAAGGCCTTCAGTCAGTTTGGCAAGTTGGAAAGAGTGAAAAAATTGAAAGACTACGCATTTATCCACTTTGAGGAACGAGATGGTGCCGTGAAG GCATTGACTGATCTGAATGGCAAAGCCCTTGAAGGTGAAGACATTGAAATTGTCTTTGCAAAGCCACCTGACCAGAAGAGGAAGGAGCGCAAAGCACAGAGACAAGCTGCTAAAACACAAAT GTATGACGATTACTATTATTACGTGCCTCCTCACATGCATCCACCAACGAGGGGCAGAGGACGGGGCGGACGTGGCGGTTACTCCTACCCGCCGGACTACTACGGCTATGAAGATTATTACGATTACTATGGCTATGATTACCACAACTACAGGGGTGGCTACGAAGACCCATACTACGGCTACGACGACTTCCAGGGATCTGGGAGAGGACGAGGAGTGCGGGGAGCAATACGCGGTGGCGTCGGCCAGACCCGAGGCCGCGGCGGCATCACACCAAGGGGCAGAGTAGGCTTCACCCAACGAGGAGGTCCTGGAACAAGCAGAG GAAAGCGGGGCCGGGGGCGGTCCTGA
- the LOC128747684 gene encoding heterogeneous nuclear ribonucleoprotein Q isoform X3, producing the protein MKTYRQREKQGTKVSDTNKGPDEAKIKALLERTGYTLDVTTGQRKYGGPPPESAHSGAQPTIGTEIFVGKIPRDLFEDELVPLFEKAGPIWDLRLMMDPLSGLNRGYAFVTFCTKEAAQQAVKLCNNNEIRPGKHIGVCISVANNRLFVGSIPKSKTKDQIVEEFAKVTEGLTDVILYHQPDDKKKNRGFCFLEYEDHKMAAQARRRLMSGKVKVWGNIVTVEWADPIEDPDPEVMAKVKVLFVRNLASSVTEEILEKAFSQFGKLERVKKLKDYAFIHFEERDGAVKALTDLNGKALEGEDIEIVFAKPPDQKRKERKAQRQAAKTQMYDDYYYYVPPHMHPPTRGRGRGGRGGYSYPPDYYGYEDYYDYYGYDYHNYRGGYEDPYYGYDDFQGSGRGRGVRGAIRGGVGQTRGRGGITPRGRVGFTQRGGPGTSRAGKRGRGRS; encoded by the exons ATGAAAACCTACAGACAAAGAGAGAAGCAAGGGACCAAAGTGTCAGACACCAACAAAGGACCAGATGaggccaaaataaaa GCTTTGCTGGAGAGGACAGGATATACACTTGATGTAACAACTGGGCAAAGGAAGTATGGCGGTCCGCCACCAGAGTCAGCCCACTCAGGGGCACAACCCACTATTGGTACAGAA ATATTTGTGGGGAAAATCCCCAGAGACCTGTTTGAGGATGAGCTGGTTCCTCTGTTTGAGAAAGCCGGTCCAATCTGGGATTTGCGTCTGATGATGGATCCCCTCAGTGGCCTAAACAGAGGCTACGCCTTTGTCACTTTCTGCACTAAAGAAGCTGCACAGCAGGCTGTCAAGCTG tGCAATAACAATGAAATTCGACCTGGCAAACACATTGGTGTGTGCATCTCTGTGGCCAATAACAGGCTCTTTGTTGGGTCAATTccaaagagcaaaacaaaagatcAAATTGTTGAAGAATTTGCAAAAGTCACAG AGGGACTTACTGACGTCATTTTGTACCACCAGCCAGacgacaaaaagaaaaatcgtggcttttgttttttggaatATGAAGACCACAAAATGGCAGCCCAAGCTCGCCGCAGGCTCATGAGCGGCAAAGTGAAAGTATGGGGAAACATTGTCACTGTGGAGTGGGCTGATCCAATTGAAGACCCAGATCCAGAGGTCATGGCCAAG GTCAAGGTTCTGTTTGTCAGGAACTTGGCGAGCTCGGTGACTGAGGAGATCCTTGAAAAGGCCTTCAGTCAGTTTGGCAAGTTGGAAAGAGTGAAAAAATTGAAAGACTACGCATTTATCCACTTTGAGGAACGAGATGGTGCCGTGAAG GCATTGACTGATCTGAATGGCAAAGCCCTTGAAGGTGAAGACATTGAAATTGTCTTTGCAAAGCCACCTGACCAGAAGAGGAAGGAGCGCAAAGCACAGAGACAAGCTGCTAAAACACAAAT GTATGACGATTACTATTATTACGTGCCTCCTCACATGCATCCACCAACGAGGGGCAGAGGACGGGGCGGACGTGGCGGTTACTCCTACCCGCCGGACTACTACGGCTATGAAGATTATTACGATTACTATGGCTATGATTACCACAACTACAGGGGTGGCTACGAAGACCCATACTACGGCTACGACGACTTCCAGGGATCTGGGAGAGGACGAGGAGTGCGGGGAGCAATACGCGGTGGCGTCGGCCAGACCCGAGGCCGCGGCGGCATCACACCAAGGGGCAGAGTAGGCTTCACCCAACGAGGAGGTCCTGGAACAAGCAGAG CAGGAAAGCGGGGCCGGGGGCGGTCCTGA